A region from the Benincasa hispida cultivar B227 chromosome 10, ASM972705v1, whole genome shotgun sequence genome encodes:
- the LOC120088721 gene encoding uncharacterized protein LOC120088721 produces the protein MANGTAPDEFVVLSRVRTGLKREFAFALKVQSEICGSLGRTRSRKSQNAIPESPTPKRLKGLVKMEANGGEEENEESGEAALLRSCEVREVEKVKIMEDMADSMSEEEAKSDIVDLISDEEPKSQVDESTGDTGTKDETSNAIRLEESKEELLDSEDPSSHGTVDLARDRELVDEQAERSCVEESKVTLRNEPEGPSTCGNLGKVGQNVSSEEAVNGSESVIVVNGLLGKKTIQQPRKRFTRSALKQNLEPTTTSVEHLAKCNTGMAMQVITNDTETKPDDVPSSLATPPMKIGKTKLKKVSAKKFPAKLKDLLDTGILEGLRVRYIRGSKIKAQGETGLEGVISGSGIICYCNNCQGNEVVSPTLFELHAGSSNKRPPEYIYLETGNTLRDIMNACQNFSLDQTEEFIRSATGCSLVKRSAICMNCKGRIPESDTGIAMLLCGSCMDSKKPQVRPSPSPIPIPAVFSNDRTPKLNLLPKSSDTTASKSGSNRGKSHGRLTRKDLRLHKLVFEEDILPDGTEVAYYARGQKLLVGYKKGFGIFCSCCNSEVSPSQFESHAGWASRRKPYLHIYTSNGVSLHELSISLSKGRKFSSTDNDDLCSICADGGDLLCCDGCPRAFHRDCVPLPCIPSGTWYCKYCQNLFQKEKFVEHNANAVAAGRIAGVDPIEQITTRCIRIVKTMEVEVGGCALCRCHDFSKSGFGPRTVILCDQCEKEFHVGCLKENNMEDLKELPQGKWFCCPECSRIHSALEKLVVLGGEKLPESILVSVRKKIEDQGSASINDLEIRWRVLNWKMLSSDETRSLLSKAVSIFHDCFDPIVDSASGRDFIPSMLYGRNIRGQEFGGIYCAVLTVNESVVSAGIFRIFGTEIAELPLVATDTNFQGQGYFQSLYACIERFLGFLKVKNLVLPAADEAELLWINKFGFSKLPPEEVIEYKRHYQMMIFQGTSVLQKAVPQYRVINSSLKPGS, from the exons ATGGCGAACGGTACGGCTCCGGATGAGTTCGTGGTGTTGTCACGGGTCCGTACTGGTCTCAAGCGTGAGTTTGCATTTGCTTTGAAAGTTCAATCGGAGATTTGTGGGTCATTAGGTCGGACACGTTCCAGGAAGTCGCAAAATGCGATTCCGGAGAGTCCCACCCCCAAGCGGTTAAAGGGCTTAGTGAAGATGGAAGCCAATGGCGGCGAGGAGGAAAATGAGGAATCGGGTGAGGCTGCCCTACTAAGGAGTTGTGAGGTGAGGGAGGTGGAGAAGGTGAAGATAATGGAGGATATGGCGGATTCAATGAGTGAAGAGGAGGCAAAGAGTGATATCGTAGACCTTATAAGCGACGAAGAACCCAAGAGTCAGGTCGATGAATCTACGGGTGATACTGGAACTAAGGACGAGACATCGAATGCTATTCGCTTAGAAGAATCAAAGGAGGAACTGTTGGATAGTGAGGATCCAAGCAGCCATGGGACAGTTGATTTGGCAAGGGACAGGGAATTGGTCGATGAACAAGCGGAGCGCTCATGCGTGGAGGAATCTAAGGTAACCTTGAGGAATGAACCTGAAGGGCCTTCAACATGTGGGAATTTAGGGAAGGTGGGTCAAAATGTTTCCTCAGAGGAAGCAGTGAATGGGTCGGAATCGGTCATTGTTGTTAATGGTCTGTTGGGAAAGAAGACAATTCAGCAACCTCGCAAGAGGTTTACTCGTTCGGCCTTAAAACAGAACTTGGAGCCCACGACGACGTCAGTTGAACATCTTGCCAAATGTAATACGGGTATGGCAATGCAAGTTATCACAAATGATACTGAAACCAAGCCCGATGATGTTCCTAGCTCCTTAGCTACACCTCCGATGAAGATTGGAAAGACAAAGCTGAAGAAAGTGTCTGCAAAGAAGTTTCCCGCCAAGTTAAAAGACCTTCTGGATACGGGTATTTTGGAGGGACTTCGAGTGAGATACATCAGGGGTTCTAAG ATTAAAGCACAAGGAGAAACTGGGCTTGAAGGAGTAATCAGTGGCTCTGGGATAATTTGTTACTGTAACAACTGCCAAGGAAATGAA GTTGTTTCTCCTACTTTATTTGAACTACATGCTGGTAGCTCAAATAAACGTCCACCAGAGTACATATACTTGGAGACTGGGAATACTCTCCGAGATATCATGAACGCATGCCAAAATTTTTCTTTAGACCAGACAGAAGAATTCATCCGAAGTGCTACTGGTTGTTCCTTGGTAAAGAGATCTGCTATCTGCATGAATTGCAAAG GTCGAATTCCTGAATCAGACACCGGGATTGCCATGTTACTTTGCGGTTCATGCATGGATTCAAAGAAGCCTCAAGTTAGGCCCAGCCCCAGCCCCATTCCCATTCCAGCAGTCTTTAGTAATGACAG AACTCCGAAACTAAATTTACTTCCCAAGTCATCTGATACTACTGCATCTAAGAGTGGTTCCAATCGTGGTAAAAGTCATGGAAGACTAACTAGAAA GGATCTAAGGTTGCATAAGTTAGTGTTTGAGGAAGATATATTACCAGATGGAACTGAAGTTGCATACTATGCCCGTGGGCAG AAATTGTTGGTTGGGTATAAAAAGGGGTTTGGTATTTTTTGTAGCTGCTGCAACTCTGAG GTTAGTCCCTCGCAATTTGAATCTCATGCTGGTTGGGCATCAAGGCGCAAGCC ATATTTGCACATTTACACATCAAATGGCGTGTCTCTGCATGAGTTGTCCATATCTCTATCGAAAGGACGAAAGTTCTCTTCCACTGATAATGATGACTTGTGTAGCATTTGTGCAGATGGAGGGGATCTGTTGTGTTGTGATGGCTGCCCCAGGGCTTTTCATAGAG ATTGTGTTCCTTTACCATGTATCCCTAGTGGTACCTGGTACTGCAAATATTGCCAGAATTTGTTCCAAAAGGAAAAATTTGTGGAGCACAATGCCAATGCTGTTGCCGCTGGAAGGATTGCTGGTGTTGATCCTATTGAACAGATAACAACGAGATGCATTCGAATTGTCAAAACTATGGAAGTGGAAGTTGGTGGATGTGCATTATGCAG ATGCCATGACTTTAGCAAGTCAGGATTTGGTCCTCGAACTGTTATTCTCTGTGATCAG TGTGAGAAGGAGTTTCATGTTGGCTGCTTAAAGGAAAACAACATGGAAGATCTGAAG GAACTTCCCCAAGGAAAATGGTTTTGTTGTCCTGAGTGTAGCAGGATACATTCTGCACTGGAGAAGTTGGTGGTTTTAGGAGGAGAGAAGCTGCCTGAGTCTATTTTGGTCTCTGTTCGTAAAAAGATTGAAGACCAGGGTTCAGCAAGCATAAATGATCTTGAAATTAGATGGCGGGTCCTCAATTGGAAAATGTTGTCATCCGATGAAACTAGATCATTGCTTTCCAAGGCGGTTTCTATTTTCCAT GATTGTTTTGATCCCATTGTTGACTCTGCCTCTGGGAGAGACTTCATTCCATCAATGCTTTATGG AAGGAACATCAGGGGTCAAGAATTTGGCGGGATATACTGTGCAGTTCTAACTGTGAA TGAATCTGTTGTGTCAGCGGGAATATTTCGTATATTTGGGACTGAAATAGCGGAGCTTCCTTTAGTAGCAACAGATACCAACTTTCAAGGACAG GGCTACTTCCAATCCTTATATGCATGCATTGAGAGGTTCTTAGGATTTTTGAAAGTGAAGAATCTAGTTCTGCCGGCTGCGGACGAAGCAGAGTTGTTGTGGATTAACAAGTTTGGATTCAGCAAGTTGCCTCCTGAAGAG GTAATTGAGTACAAGAGACATTACCAGATGATGATCTTCCAAGGGACATCGGTGCTGCAAAAAGCGGTACCACAATATCGTGTAATTAATAGTTCTTTGAAGCCAGGGAGCTGA